From one Candidatus Eremiobacterota bacterium genomic stretch:
- a CDS encoding PKD domain-containing protein, producing MKLDKSLLTLFLVFLAALPVYSFSTFRPLGGTVHESITRAAVGSYFTQETFGFIDTGNTDQDRVPHYLMAPTHHFDDNSIDGSLDYADTQYVNAISAAGSADESITGRNKALEYLGHLFHTVQDFYAHSNYVELCLKKGIKPENIKPLYLFGTQLNSPPAGLKTGYFYFSNVYSNEKLRPRKVCIDGLRAEHPRLKFADDAEYKLLNNSYKGAIDYMTGDYTLIHEDVNKDDESTREGALKVPGSNYTLYAIARKVAIEETRAQWNRFIEEIKKEYPGKATAIINALTGKAKPKPAASPVPTPVPTGGSTQIEGEKHLSVALSAAKTTIKPGEKVTVKANVTGGKPRYEYAWILDNNPPNTKLNSMDQIDITVGGPGRHTLLVIVKDASNPRLEARDTVAFTTPAPETKPLAVSLSAARTTARPGEKVTVKAGVSGGKPPYEYAWTFSGVPSTGCNVPSVDITLPGPGKHTLVVIVKDASSPRLEANGAVTITAVAPAARPETVPETRPETRPLSVTLSASKTTVKPGEKVAFTAKAQGGVKDYSYSWFLDGRLATGAQHSLTNNKAVFKNPGDHTVKVHVQDEADSVQEASVVIRVKAAVPAPPVEKPLKVTLSAGKARAQVGETIQLYAKATGGSQKYTYRWSVNGKTYQGAKHELPSNKAKFKNPGKYTVAVYVTDARDSAITAEDAVAIDVIEAPQPPRRTPAPPPAQNPDSVWSPFAGQWTGYSKVVRSSNKSDIGQKFKATLSIVPYKDTYAIYIGSDRFGSPEGYKVSGSGNTLTVAYKGPVTDTTGRTHKEVYCDATLKLTVNKDSLTGGQWMTITDDSTTFNMVLSLSFARSK from the coding sequence ATGAAACTTGATAAATCGCTGCTTACTTTGTTTTTAGTCTTTCTTGCAGCGCTGCCCGTCTATTCATTCAGCACATTCCGCCCGCTGGGAGGCACGGTGCATGAGAGCATTACCAGAGCTGCAGTCGGCTCTTATTTTACCCAGGAGACATTCGGTTTTATTGATACAGGAAACACCGATCAGGACAGAGTACCGCATTATTTAATGGCGCCGACGCATCATTTCGATGACAACAGCATAGACGGATCGCTTGATTATGCTGATACTCAGTATGTAAACGCGATATCTGCCGCGGGTTCCGCCGATGAAAGCATCACGGGCAGAAATAAGGCACTTGAATATCTGGGCCATCTTTTTCATACCGTTCAGGATTTTTACGCGCATTCCAATTATGTGGAGCTCTGTCTTAAAAAAGGCATAAAGCCGGAAAACATAAAACCGCTTTATCTATTTGGCACACAGTTGAATTCCCCCCCGGCGGGCCTGAAGACCGGTTATTTCTATTTTTCAAACGTTTACAGCAACGAAAAGCTGAGGCCGCGCAAGGTATGTATTGACGGCCTGCGCGCAGAGCATCCTCGCCTTAAATTCGCCGATGACGCCGAATACAAGCTCCTTAACAATTCTTACAAAGGCGCCATCGATTACATGACAGGCGATTACACCCTCATTCACGAGGATGTCAATAAAGACGACGAGTCCACAAGAGAAGGCGCGCTAAAAGTGCCAGGCTCAAATTATACCCTTTATGCTATCGCCAGAAAAGTAGCAATAGAAGAAACGCGCGCGCAGTGGAACAGGTTCATTGAAGAGATAAAGAAGGAATATCCAGGCAAGGCCACCGCCATTATCAACGCGCTCACCGGGAAGGCAAAACCAAAACCGGCTGCGTCTCCGGTTCCGACGCCGGTGCCAACTGGCGGCAGTACGCAGATAGAGGGGGAAAAGCATCTTTCGGTCGCTTTATCTGCAGCAAAGACAACCATCAAGCCCGGTGAGAAAGTCACGGTGAAGGCGAATGTTACGGGTGGGAAGCCGCGCTATGAATATGCATGGATTTTGGACAACAACCCGCCAAACACCAAGCTGAATTCTATGGATCAGATTGATATCACTGTGGGGGGGCCGGGGAGGCATACGCTTCTCGTCATCGTCAAGGACGCTTCAAATCCACGTCTTGAGGCCCGGGATACCGTCGCATTTACCACCCCGGCGCCGGAAACAAAGCCTCTCGCGGTGTCGTTATCTGCAGCCAGGACAACGGCCCGGCCCGGCGAAAAAGTCACCGTGAAAGCAGGTGTCTCCGGGGGGAAGCCGCCCTATGAATATGCATGGACTTTCAGCGGTGTGCCAAGCACTGGATGCAACGTGCCTTCAGTTGATATTACCTTGCCGGGGCCTGGCAAACATACGCTCGTGGTCATTGTCAAAGATGCCTCAAGCCCCCGCCTCGAGGCCAATGGAGCAGTGACGATCACTGCCGTTGCGCCTGCGGCCAGGCCTGAAACAGTGCCTGAGACCAGGCCGGAAACCAGGCCTCTCTCTGTCACTTTATCTGCAAGCAAGACCACGGTAAAACCTGGAGAGAAAGTCGCCTTCACTGCAAAAGCGCAGGGAGGGGTTAAAGATTACAGCTATTCATGGTTTCTGGATGGAAGACTCGCTACAGGAGCACAACACAGTCTTACAAACAACAAAGCCGTTTTCAAGAATCCAGGTGACCATACGGTAAAAGTCCATGTGCAGGACGAGGCGGACTCCGTCCAGGAAGCATCTGTAGTTATAAGGGTAAAAGCGGCTGTACCTGCTCCGCCCGTTGAAAAGCCTCTAAAAGTGACGCTTTCAGCCGGGAAGGCCAGAGCACAAGTCGGCGAGACAATCCAGCTTTATGCCAAAGCGACAGGCGGCTCACAGAAATATACCTACAGGTGGTCGGTGAATGGAAAAACTTACCAGGGAGCAAAACACGAGCTTCCAAGCAACAAGGCCAAATTCAAGAATCCGGGCAAATACACTGTTGCGGTATATGTCACTGATGCCAGGGATTCTGCGATTACTGCAGAGGATGCTGTTGCAATCGATGTGATAGAAGCGCCTCAACCACCGCGGAGAACTCCCGCACCCCCACCGGCACAAAATCCAGACTCGGTATGGAGTCCCTTCGCGGGCCAATGGACCGGTTATTCCAAAGTGGTAAGAAGCAGCAATAAAAGCGATATCGGGCAGAAATTCAAGGCCACCTTGAGCATAGTCCCCTACAAAGACACCTATGCAATTTATATTGGAAGCGACCGATTTGGAAGCCCGGAAGGATACAAAGTGAGCGGAAGCGGCAACACGCTCACTGTCGCATATAAAGGACCTGTGACGGACACTACAGGAAGAACGCACAAGGAAGTCTATTGTGATGCCACACTCAAGTTGACTGTTAATAAAGACAGCCTGACAGGAGGACAATGGATGACAATCACTGATGACTCCACAACTTTCAATATGGTGCTCTCATTAAGCTTTGCAAGATCGAAATGA
- a CDS encoding tetratricopeptide repeat protein: protein MSSKKREACLAEGLERLSREDFDGAITCFDRYIRVRPRDELPYCYRGYAHLKRGCYDRAVSDLTRAISLWDFRTFMVSLYYDRGRAFEGMGDLERAQADYEKYLELSDPDNSWDEKAVADARGRLNEIYRKKGWNPKYPSFS, encoded by the coding sequence GTGAGCAGCAAGAAGAGGGAGGCCTGCCTCGCCGAGGGGCTTGAGCGCCTCAGCAGGGAGGACTTCGACGGGGCCATCACCTGCTTTGACCGCTATATCAGGGTCAGGCCCCGCGATGAGCTTCCCTACTGTTACCGCGGCTATGCCCATTTGAAGAGAGGATGCTATGACCGGGCCGTCAGCGATCTTACCAGGGCTATCTCGCTCTGGGACTTTCGCACCTTCATGGTGAGCCTTTATTATGACAGGGGCCGAGCCTTTGAAGGGATGGGCGACCTTGAGCGCGCGCAGGCCGATTACGAGAAGTACCTGGAGTTGTCCGATCCGGATAATTCATGGGATGAGAAGGCTGTGGCTGACGCACGAGGCCGTCTCAATGAAATCTACCGGAAAAAGGGCTGGAATCCTAAGTATCCTTCCTTTTCCTGA
- a CDS encoding PQQ-binding-like beta-propeller repeat protein, which translates to MELYPPGTAHSPSMAMPPLAPKGEPPGQDMAAPAPSDSFTPGTAAVMRDAASAASGLFGATAKEYEKALENDRKFTSTPVLFGNSAGWKAPLLEEGERGEYEKIICAGGDKVLILPLRNNCGTLKGTAVFVSPEKGVIEKPDVNKIGQQYAQRITASFDGSRTYITDGLSSHVKSFDESLDFVADMDLASYHADFGRVNDFRCGVKANYAFVLSPQNASDDKDYLVALEPSTNRPLWHRELPHLQKHGVFEGPDGSVYAVTDDHGAFALHKFSRDGKEKGVMAMEGRPRDIVFQKDATMVMNIEGGGVRALTPSSRKPGNYTQKWAITSKEYYGFQPSRDGSSLYGIDNGWSRNRLAKIDAETGSVLWEKDAKDSHLLDFRVINDEIYTLSQGHDHKTVFMRKFGADGKTLWEDSAPLGELGQWHGPAITPKGGFIFAGDRDGSLYFMHPRRDGETRESIAAELSNPHEAEYFRERVLEMAEAGPVEKPDEKKIVEEDQFLIIGGLKIKKKDTR; encoded by the coding sequence ATGGAACTCTATCCCCCCGGCACCGCTCACAGCCCGTCGATGGCAATGCCGCCCCTTGCTCCCAAGGGAGAGCCTCCCGGGCAGGACATGGCAGCGCCCGCGCCTTCGGATTCGTTTACACCGGGCACGGCGGCGGTGATGCGGGATGCGGCGTCGGCAGCCTCGGGCCTCTTCGGGGCCACAGCAAAGGAGTACGAGAAGGCTCTGGAAAACGACAGGAAGTTTACCAGCACGCCGGTGCTCTTCGGGAATTCAGCAGGCTGGAAAGCCCCGCTCCTCGAGGAAGGGGAGAGAGGCGAGTATGAAAAGATCATATGCGCCGGCGGCGACAAGGTCCTGATCCTCCCCCTCAGGAACAACTGCGGCACACTCAAGGGGACTGCAGTCTTCGTGAGCCCAGAAAAGGGAGTCATTGAAAAGCCCGACGTGAATAAGATAGGCCAGCAGTATGCCCAGAGGATCACCGCATCTTTCGACGGCTCGAGGACCTATATCACCGACGGCCTCTCCTCCCACGTGAAGTCCTTCGATGAAAGCCTCGATTTTGTTGCCGACATGGACCTTGCCTCGTACCATGCCGACTTCGGAAGGGTCAACGACTTCAGGTGCGGGGTGAAAGCCAATTATGCCTTCGTGCTCTCCCCACAGAACGCCTCCGATGACAAGGATTACCTCGTGGCCCTCGAGCCCTCGACCAACAGGCCCCTCTGGCACAGGGAGCTCCCGCACCTCCAGAAGCACGGCGTCTTCGAGGGCCCCGACGGCAGCGTCTACGCCGTGACCGATGATCATGGCGCCTTTGCGCTCCATAAATTCTCCCGCGACGGCAAGGAAAAGGGTGTGATGGCCATGGAAGGGCGCCCCCGGGATATCGTCTTCCAGAAGGACGCCACCATGGTAATGAACATCGAGGGGGGCGGCGTGAGAGCCCTCACCCCTTCAAGCAGGAAGCCGGGGAACTACACTCAGAAGTGGGCCATCACCAGCAAGGAATATTACGGCTTCCAGCCCTCGAGGGACGGCAGCTCCCTTTATGGCATTGACAACGGGTGGTCCAGGAACAGGCTTGCGAAGATCGATGCTGAAACAGGCAGTGTTCTGTGGGAAAAGGATGCAAAAGATTCCCACCTGCTGGACTTCAGGGTCATCAACGACGAGATTTACACGCTCTCTCAGGGCCATGACCACAAGACGGTGTTCATGAGGAAATTTGGCGCCGATGGGAAGACCCTCTGGGAGGACAGCGCTCCCCTCGGGGAACTGGGCCAGTGGCATGGACCCGCCATCACGCCCAAAGGCGGATTCATTTTCGCCGGGGATCGCGACGGCTCTCTCTATTTCATGCATCCCAGGAGGGATGGCGAGACCAGGGAGAGCATCGCGGCGGAGCTTTCAAATCCCCATGAGGCCGAATACTTCAGGGAAAGAGTGCTTGAGATGGCAGAGGCCGGGCCCGTGGAAAAGCCTGATGAAAAAAAGATTGTCGAAGAAGACCAGTTCCTGATCATCGGTGGCCTGAAGATAAAGAAGAAGGATACCCGGTGA